CATATACATAATCTGATAAGCCTCCCGAGTATAGGATATGTGTACACTGGACTTCCCTATAAGAACGAAAATTATATACATGACACTGGACCGACAAGAGGTACCAATAACCTGCGCTCACCTTTGTTTTAGAAACTCACTCATCAGACCAGGTGATTCCCTCCATGCCGACATTCTGGTCAAGCCCCAAGGCATTCCACACCGCAGGAGACGCGTCGACGATGTTGTCGGCACACGGGGGCTCGTAGTTGTGGTCTTCGTCGCAGCCATAGACGGAGTCACACTCGTCCACCACCTTGGCATACACGGACTTGCCATTGGCGGTGATCTTGATGCGGTGCCCGCAACGGGCCATGTTCTTGAACCAGCCGGTGGAGAGCGCGACTACCATCTCCTTGTCGCTATGGTAGGCGTTGTCACACTCCGACGGACCGCCGCCGTCCTTGCCCTTCTCAAAGCTGTTGAGCGTCAAGACGGCCTTGGTGGTCGCGGTGACCGGCGGCGAGCAGTGGTACTGCGGGTACCTCTTGCCATCCTCGCAACAGTCCGGGTCGTTGCTCTTCTCACAGTTGCCCGACTTTCCTGGAAGGTAGCCACTTGCACGGCAGACACCGAGACCAGGGCGGAGTGAGGACGCGATGTGGGAGGTGGAGAGCGCCACCAGGAGGAAGATTGCCATGGTGGCTAGAGCTCTTGCAGTGGCCATCTTAGCTACTGAACAGTGCTCAACTCTAACGCTCGTCTACTTCTTGGTTGCTGCTACAGTACTGTTTTGTTTGCCTCGATTGATTGTGTTGTGTGGTTAGAGAGCTGCAGGGTCGACTTTATATAGTGCTTCTACTAGTTCAGTTATGAGCACCAACTTGTTGCATATTCTCCACGGCAAATCATTGACGCGTTCAGACATGGCACTGGTCCGTAACGTATCAAATGGATTGTTATAATACTAGGTCGGACGTCTATATACCGTGTCTCATTGAGCATGATCCTTGGGAAAGACAGACAGAGACAGGATTACACCCATGATAAAAATATTGCAGAACAGGTTCAAAGAACTGAATGAATTGATAGCAACATTCTTCATATTCTATTTCTACCACACTTCTTACCGGTGCTTTCAACCATGACTAACACCATCTGAGGGTCACTGGAATATAGAAAACTTCGTTAGATAAATAAGTATTTACTCAAAAGCCACGTACGTGCATGTCTTATTCTTGTGTTCTTGAAAATGGTACCACGAGAAGGAAATAAAATGTACACCTTTGGGAGAACATAGATAATGCTACAACGAGAGGTGCAGTTCATTGCTGGTGCAACACATATTTTTGCCATTTTTATTTGCACCTATAGTTACGTGGGACTTCCTCTTCCAACCATACTGGCTTGTCCAAAATCTGCACCGATGTAAAATGCCACATACTTATTAGATCGGGAGAATTAAGTTACGTGAGACATCTCTATTTTTTTTCCCTTGGGGCCAGTTGGGGTTGAAAATTTATCAGCTTCATGAATTCATGTCGAATTCAGCGGACATGAAAACCGTGCCCCACCATTTGACATTGACAGAACCACTTATTATTCAGGCCCCAGTTGAATCGCCCGATCCGTATTTTCCTGATCGGCGATTCCAGCCGCAATCCTGAGCCTCTCCTCTGTACGTTGGCCGTGGCGGCAACGCCGGCCTCCACCTCAGGAGATCTTATCTTCGCCCCGTCTTCCCAACCATGGATAAGCTGCGACGGATGTGCGTGCGTCGGCGCGTTAAGACCCTGCTACCGCAAGCTACACGAGTGGCGCGGGCCCAGTCCGTCTGATTGTGGCGGGACAGCGGCGGCGGCTGCATGCTCGGTGCTGCCTCATCGGCGTCCTGCTCGTCTAGGAGATGGCGGCTGCTGGCGCTCAACACAAGCAATAAATATCGATGGTGTCGTGTCCTCAAGGCAGAGCTCGCGTGGGTGCGAACTGTGGAAGGTGCAGCTGCACAACGGCTGCTTGCGACCCTCTCGGTGGCATGATCTGGCGGCATGAGTTTATGGGGTGTCCTTCCCGAGGTCGCGAGTGATGCAACAGCGATGATGGCCGTCAAGGCAGCCTCCGAGGTTCTGGACTTCACCATGGGTACGTGTGTCGGCTACAAGAGGCAGGCCTGATGGTGTAGCATGCTGTTGCGAGGGCACGATGTCCGCGAgcggaaaatgatgatgtggcggTGGAGGCGACGGCCCAGTGCACGGCACATCTGGCGTCCAGCGGCATCTTATCCACCTTCGGTGGGAATCTGGATGCCGAAATAAGACTTTGCTAATGGGGCCGGGGTGTGCCAAGGATTTCCCATCGTCTGTGCCTCTGTGCACGTGGAGGATGCAAGGGTAAAGACCCCGGGGCCGTGGTGTATGCTGCTCGTCGGTTCATGTCAGTTTGGACTGGCAGTGGCTAGATTTGCATCGCGACATGATGGCCCCTCGATGGCTATCGTGATGATCTTATGTGGGATTACATCCCACTCATCGGCTAGGGTCACTTTGGCCTTGCTAGCGTGATGTGACTTTCGGACGATCAATCATCAAGTTTGTGACTAAAACACTGCTTCATGTCCGAGGTGAAAACCTTTGTTCTAGCTTGTATTTGTTGGGCTCATCAGCATCACACTAGCGTAATTACCTTCATGAAGGTGTCTTCTAGTATATGTGTGCTAGCCTTCAGTGGTTGGTCTCGGCTTGCTGGATGAAAATCCATGGCCTGGTAAGTTGTGACCGGACGGGACGATGGCGTCGGAAGGACGTGTATTCTTCTCGAAGGTGTTGTCGCGGAAGCAGTAGACTTCGTCATAGGTGTTGCATTCATATCTTGTAAAGGTTCTTCCATGGTTGCCTATGTTTTGTATTCCCCTTGTTGATGATTTTGGTCAATTTTCATAATAAATGGTTGTGTGCGTCACAATGATGTAAAGGCCCGAGATTTCAGCCTCTCTTTTTTTAAATACAGGTCAATTTTTTCCAGGTGGGACACTATGTTCCCGCGCCTCCTGCTCTAGCCTCAACCTCGCTCTTGCAAACCAGCTAGAGCACGCATAGCTGCCTCCCGCCATTGTCGTGTCCTCCCCGTGTGTCGTTGTCGTGCATTGTGGTCACTGGCGTTCAAACAGAAGCAGTACCACTTCCAGGTCCGACGGGCCATTAGATTAGACTAGTCCCCTAttaacactactaggaaaagggctatagatggaatggccactaatggcgcaccagacatgtggtgcgccattgctatataacagtggcgcaccatgtgctggtgcgccattagtgtgaaagacacacggtgcgccattagtaacaaattttttttatttttatttttcagacatacaaatggcgcaccagggcacagtgcgccattacaattttttttttttttatttttttgcaaaactgctaatggcgcaccaggggagagtgcgccattactagtttaagctagtaatggcgcacttttcgacggtgcgccattagtgtatatttcatggacactttgatctcgatccccctccatctcgatcgctatcccacctcgccagatatggtccccctcgccgccgagcaccccccgcaccctctaccccgctccacaggccgccgccgccgaccccccgcaccctcccccgctccaacCGCCGcagacgacccaccgcacccttccctgctccaccgccgccga
The sequence above is a segment of the Aegilops tauschii subsp. strangulata cultivar AL8/78 chromosome 6, Aet v6.0, whole genome shotgun sequence genome. Coding sequences within it:
- the LOC141025282 gene encoding putative ripening-related protein 5; translated protein: MATARALATMAIFLLVALSTSHIASSLRPGLGVCRASGYLPGKSGNCEKSNDPDCCEDGKRYPQYHCSPPVTATTKAVLTLNSFEKGKDGGGPSECDNAYHSDKEMVVALSTGWFKNMARCGHRIKITANGKSVYAKVVDECDSVYGCDEDHNYEPPCADNIVDASPAVWNALGLDQNVGMEGITWSDE